CAAGGGACTTCATCAGCGTACGGATCCAGTGGATGCCCTCGGGGTCGAGCCCGTTGACCGGCTCGTCGAACATCAGGATCCGCGGATCGCCGAGGAGCGCGGCGGCGATGCCCAGGCGCTGGCCCATGCCGAGGGAGAACCCCTTGGCCTTCTTGCGGGCGACGGAGGTCAGCCCGACCGTGTCCAGGACCTCGTGGACGCGGGCGGCGGGGATGCCGTTGCTCTGCGCCAGGCAGAGCAGGTGGTTGTAGGCGCTGCGGCCGCCGTGCATGGCCTTGGCGTCGAGGAGGGCGCCGATGTACTTCAGCGGGTCCGCGAGCTCCTCGTAGCGCCGGCCGTCGATGCGGACCTGGCCCTCGGTGGGGCGGTCCAGGCCGAGCATCATCCGCATGGTGGTGGACTTGCCGGCGCCGTTGGGGCCGAGGAAGCCGGTGACCACGCCGGGGCGGACCGTGAAGGTGAGGTGGTCCACCGCCAGTTTCTCGCCGTAGCGCTTGGTCAGGCCCTCGAGCTCGATCATGCGTGCCACGCTAGAACGGCGGGAAGCCCTCCGCCACCCGAAGTGGCGAAGGGCTTCCCGCACCGTACGAGAACCGCGTGAGAGGTGAAACCTCCTGCTGCCTCCTGTGACTACCGGGACTGCTGCGCCGGCACCCCGCGGGAGATCGGCTCGTCCTCGGCCGGGGAACCGGCGGCGGCCACCGCGGCACCCGTGAGCGTCGCCAGCATCTCGCGCACGTTGGTCAGCTGCGCGTTGATCGAGTCGCGGCGGTTGGTGAGGGCGGCCAGCTCGCGCTCGGATTCCGAACGGATCCGGTCGGCCTTGGCGTTGGCGTCGGCCACGATGTCCTCGGCCTGGCGCTGGGCCGTCTCCACCGTCTGGCGGGCGCGGCGCTCGGCGTCCGTGCGCAGCTTCTCCGCCTCCAGGCGCAGCTGCTCCGCGCGGTGCTCGATCTCCGCGAGCCGCTTCTCGGCCTTGGCCTGACGGGAGGCCAGGTCGCGCTCGGACTGCTCGCGGCGCTTGGCCAGGTTCGTCTCGAAGTCGGCGGCGGCCTGCGCGGCCTTGGCGCGCGTCTCCTCGAAGAGGGCGTCCGCCTCCTCGCGCTTGGACTGCGCGTCCTTCTGGGCCTCGGCGCGCAGCTGGGAGGCGTCGCTCTTGGCCTTCTCGACGATGCGGACGCCCTCGTCCTCGGCCTTGGACTTGCGCTCCGCGGCGAACGACTCCGCGTCGTTGCGCACCTGCTGGGCCGCCGACTCGGCGAGCTCGCGGTGCTGCTCAGCGGCCCGGCGGGCCTCCTCGCGCAGGTCCTTCGCCTCTTCCTCGGCGAGGCGCAGGATCTTCTCGACGCGCGCACCGAGACCGGCGTACGACGGCTCGGCGTCGGTGACCT
The DNA window shown above is from Streptomyces sp. NBC_00670 and carries:
- a CDS encoding ABC transporter ATP-binding protein, coding for MIELEGLTKRYGEKLAVDHLTFTVRPGVVTGFLGPNGAGKSTTMRMMLGLDRPTEGQVRIDGRRYEELADPLKYIGALLDAKAMHGGRSAYNHLLCLAQSNGIPAARVHEVLDTVGLTSVARKKAKGFSLGMGQRLGIAAALLGDPRILMFDEPVNGLDPEGIHWIRTLMKSLAAQGRTVFVSSHLMSEMALTADHLVVIGQGRLLADTTMADFIARNSRAYVRIRSPQYEQLLDALHEAGITVVEAGGGALEVDGDEAARIGELAARHGLVLHELSPRQASLEEAFMRLTAESVEYHAHSGPGPAREWGEDRESWKKVG
- a CDS encoding cellulose-binding protein, translated to MSDTSPYGFELVRRGYDRAQVDERISKLVSDRDSALARITALEKRIEELHLETQNAQAQVTDAEPSYAGLGARVEKILRLAEEEAKDLREEARRAAEQHRELAESAAQQVRNDAESFAAERKSKAEDEGVRIVEKAKSDASQLRAEAQKDAQSKREEADALFEETRAKAAQAAADFETNLAKRREQSERDLASRQAKAEKRLAEIEHRAEQLRLEAEKLRTDAERRARQTVETAQRQAEDIVADANAKADRIRSESERELAALTNRRDSINAQLTNVREMLATLTGAAVAAAGSPAEDEPISRGVPAQQSR